Proteins from a single region of Streptomyces spectabilis:
- a CDS encoding MBL fold metallo-hydrolase — protein sequence MEIIELKPRLHLFRFPVGQAYLWRDGDELTLVDAGPPGAGAVIAEAIEGLGLRTRDVRRVVTTHFHSDHVGGAGEFAAVTGATVFAHHLDAPMVRGEVPGPAPVLEDWEVPLFTETSKSVPKPTEQRVYAAEPQEVTDGDVLPFGGGAHVVGAPGHTRGSIALHLPEHGVLFTGDAIANAPETGVLLGVFNQDAGQAVASFHRLVALESDMACFGHGDPVLADASAVLRAAAARYATA from the coding sequence ATCGAGATCATCGAACTCAAGCCCCGGCTCCACCTGTTCCGCTTCCCCGTCGGCCAGGCCTATCTGTGGCGCGACGGCGACGAGCTGACCCTCGTGGACGCGGGTCCCCCGGGCGCGGGAGCGGTCATCGCCGAGGCGATCGAGGGTCTCGGGCTCCGCACCCGCGACGTACGGCGCGTCGTGACGACGCACTTCCACAGCGACCACGTGGGCGGCGCGGGCGAGTTCGCGGCCGTCACCGGGGCCACGGTGTTCGCGCACCACCTGGACGCGCCCATGGTGCGCGGCGAGGTCCCGGGCCCGGCACCGGTCCTGGAGGACTGGGAGGTGCCGCTCTTCACCGAGACGTCGAAGAGCGTGCCGAAGCCGACCGAGCAGCGGGTGTACGCCGCCGAGCCGCAAGAGGTGACGGACGGCGACGTCCTGCCCTTCGGCGGCGGCGCCCACGTGGTCGGCGCGCCCGGGCACACCCGGGGCAGCATCGCCCTGCATCTGCCGGAGCACGGCGTCCTGTTCACCGGCGACGCCATCGCGAACGCCCCCGAGACGGGGGTGCTCCTCGGCGTCTTCAACCAGGACGCGGGGCAGGCCGTCGCCTCCTTCCACCGGCTCGTCGCCCTGGAATCGGACATGGCGTGTTTCGGTCATGGCGACCCGGTCCTCGCGGACGCGTCAGCGGTGCTGCGGGCGGCGGCGGCACGGTATGCGACGGCCTGA